Proteins encoded by one window of Salvia splendens isolate huo1 chromosome 5, SspV2, whole genome shotgun sequence:
- the LOC121804020 gene encoding uncharacterized protein LOC121804020, whose product MEPLTNPNPDRYSKALGLTFKGSNTSGKIWIFAEDRATFDLEEDLDQVLHGRLTSHRMANHISISAVYAKCNRLERHPLWDKMREISTRTEGTPWLIGGDFNTILAHEDRVGSETNRQAEMIDFAEAIEDCRLLDPGFDGAEFTWAKNGLFERLDRMFVSEAWTNAFEATREQKALKAWNKEVFGNIHANLKAKKEGTAQAQADFEADTPRNRTEINKSIAEYILPLRMEEDFWRQKAALRWLADGDKNTSFYQSWVKQKRVRLRIHSINVDGREIANETEIRHSAIEFFRSFLALDTPTLEEPNLDLIQQLPPLMDLEELHNPPDPKEVKKAVFDIFGDSALGPDGFSVVFYQTCWGIIGTDVVEAIKQFFLRAYHSRSVMATNIVLNPKKASPETWADYRPISLCIVFNKIITKVLTASLAPFLPQGAMELFDQVLINGAPVGFFKSTRGLRQGDPISPALFMIAADYLSRALDKLILGKKETTFKASKRCMEISHLAYADDIIIFTQATSNPLRRLRACLDGYEGVSGKQINLAKSNFYIAEVHEQWAHAIQSEGGFARGSFPFLYLGVTIYCGVKRTEMSMFIREMIARRISGWAHRHLSFGGRLTLIKSTLEVLSTYSKP is encoded by the exons atggagccactAACTAATCCCAACCCGGACCGGTACTCTAAGGCGTTGGGCCTAACTTTCAAAGGATCAAACACATCCGGCAAAATCTGGATTTTTGCCGAGGATAGAGCCACTTTTGACCTTGAGGAAGATTTGGATCAAGTCCTACATGGAAGGCTCACCTCGCACCGCATGGCGAACCATATTTCCATCTCGGCGGTCTATGCTAAGTGTAATAGATTGGAGCGACACCCTTTGTGGGATAAAATGAGGGAGATTTCAACTCGGACGGAAGGAACACCGTGGCTGATTGGAGGGGATTTTAACACGATCCTTGCCCATGAAGACAGGGTTGGGAGTGAAACCAATAGGCAAGCTgagatgattgattttgccGAAGCCATTGAAGATTGTAGGCTTCTTGACCCAGGGTTTGATGGTGCGGAGttcacatgggccaagaatggtTTGTTTGAAAGGCTGGACAGGATGTTTGTTAGTGAGGCATGGACCAACGCGTTTGAGGCAACAAGG GAGCAAAAAGCCCTTAAGGCTTGGAACAAGGAAGTCTTTGGCAATATACATGCCAACCTCAAAGCGAAGAAGGAAGGGACCGCGCAAGCTCAAGCCGACTTTGAGGCTGACACGCCTCGGAATAGGACTGAGATCAACAAGAGCATTGCCGAGTATATTCTCCCACTTcggatggaggaggacttctggagGCAAAAGGCCGCACTAAGGTGGCTTGCGGATGGTGATAAGAACACCAgtttctaccaaagctgggtgaagcagaagagagtTAGACTTCGAATACACTCCATTAATGTGGATGGCCGGGAGATTGCGAATGAAACAGAGATACGGCACTCAGCGATTGAGTTCTTTCGGAGCTTCCTTGCCCTGGACACCCCGACACTTGAGGAACCGAACCTTGATCTAATCCAACAACTTCCCCCCTTAATGGACCTAGAGGAGCTACACAACCCACCGGACCCTAAGGAGGTGAAGAAAGCGGTGTTTGACATCTTCGGGGACAGTGCACTAGGCCCGGATGGCTTTTCGGTCGTCTTCTATCAAACTTGTTGGGGGATCATTGGAACGGATGTTGTGGAAGCTATAAAGCAGTTTTTTCTTAGGGCATACCATTCTCGAAGTGTCATGGCTACCAACATTGTCCTTAACCCGAAGAAGGCCTCGCCCGAGACATGGGCCGACTATCGCCCCATAAGCTTATGTATTGTCTTTAACAAGATCATTACAAAAGTACTAACCGCGAGTCTTGCTCCTTTCTTGCCTCAG GGTGCAATGGAGCTTTTTGATCAAG TCCTTATTAATGGTGCCCCAGTCGGGTTCTTCAAATCTACTCGAGGGCTCAGACAAGGAGACCCCATCTCCCCGGCACTTTTCATGATTGCTGCAGATTATCTTTCTAGGGCCCTCGACAAGCTCATTCTTGGCAAGAAGGAGACGACCTTTAAAGCCTCCAAGAGGTGCATGGAAATCAGCCATTTAGCCTATGCcgatgatattattattttcaccCAAGCAACCTCAAACCCTTTGCGCCGGCTTAGAGCGTGTCTTGACGGGTATGAGGGGGTCTCCGGGAAACAGATCAACCTCGCTAAAAGTAACTTCTATATTGCCGAAGTACACGAGCAATGGGCGCATGCAATCCAAAGTGAAGGTGGTTTTGCTCGTGGGTCTTTCCCCTTCCTCTACTTGGGGGTCACCATATACTGTGGAGTCAAGCGCACGGAAATGTCCATGTTCATTCGTGAGATGATTGCTAGGAGGATATCCGGATGGGCGCATCGCCACTTATCCTTTGGAGGGAGGTTAACTCTCATTAAGAGCACCCTTGAGGTCCTATCCACCTATTCCAAGCCATAG